One region of Miscanthus floridulus cultivar M001 chromosome 19, ASM1932011v1, whole genome shotgun sequence genomic DNA includes:
- the LOC136525706 gene encoding hydroxyproline O-arabinosyltransferase 1-like, with protein MFTPLATPSRRFGARRRAFHTAVTASGNAYNTWQCRVMYHWFKEARRALGGGKMGGFTRVLQSGKPDEFVDEIPTFVADPLPDGDQGYIVLNRLWAFVQWLQKADINEDYILMAEPDHIIVKPIPNLSRDGQAAAFHFFYIEPKKYENVLRKFFPEDKGAITKIDPIGNSPVIIEKDSLGRIAPTWMNVSIAMKKDPDADKSFGWVLEMYAYAVASALHGVGNILHKDFMIQPPWDLEVGDAFIIHYTYGCDYDMMGKSTYGKIGEWIFDKRSYEDKSPPRNLPLPPNGVPQSVVSLMSRSVLDRAA; from the exons aTGTTCACCCCTCTAGCCACCCCCTCCCGCCGCTTCGGTGCCAGGCGGAGGGCGTTCCACACTGCAGTGACCGCGTCGGGGAACGCGTACAACACATGGCAATGCCGCGTCATGTACCACTGGTTCAAGGAGGCGCGCCGGGCGCTTGGCGGCGGCAAGATGGGTGGGTTCACCAGGGTCCTGCAGTCCGGGAAACCCGACGAGTTCGTCGACGAGATCCCAACATTCGTCGCCGACCCACTCCCCGATGGGGATCAG GGATACATCGTTCTCAATAGGCTATGGGCATTTGTTCAGTGGCTCCAGAAGGCAGACATAAATGAAGA CTATATCTTGATGGCAGAGCCAGATCATATAATTGTCAAGCCTATCCCAAACTTGTCGAGAGATGGTCAGGCAGCAGCTTTCCATTTCTTTTATATTGAGCCTAAAAAATATGAGAATGTGTTGCGTAAGTTCTTCCCTGAAGACAAGGGGGCAATCACTAAGATTGATCCTATAGGAAATTCTCCTGTCATTATTGAGAAG GACTCTCTTGGAAGGATTGCCCCGACATGGATGAATGTTTCAATAGCAATGAAAAAAGATCCTGACGCTGATAAATCTTTTGGCTGGGTTCTTGAAAT GTATGCCTATGCCGTGGCATCTGCTCTCCATGGAGTGGGCAACATCTTACACAAGGACTTTATGATTCAG CCACCTTGGGACTTGGAAGTTGGTGATGCTTTTATTATACATTATACTTATGGGTGTGATTATGACATGATG GGTAAGTCGACTTATGGCAAAATTGGAGAATGGATATTTGACAAGAGATCTTACGAGGATAAATCTCCGCCTAGAAATTTGCCATTACCGCCAAATGGTGTGCCCCAAAGTGTG gtgagcctcatgagcagatctgttttggatcgtgctgcatga